Below is a genomic region from Onychostoma macrolepis isolate SWU-2019 chromosome 15, ASM1243209v1, whole genome shotgun sequence.
ctgagacattttacacttttatccactaaataagctcatttcaaatttgatacctgctacaggtctcaaaaaaagttggcaggggggcaacaaagggctgaaaaagcaagtaattttgaaaagattcagctgggagaacatctagaaactaattaagttaattgacatcaggtctgtaacatgattagctataaaagggatgtcttagagtgGCAGAGTGTCACGGGACGGGCgagagatgaggcgaggactcaagtgcaggagaaagtgggtctttttttttttttttttttaaataataaagagaaacaaaaatgaacacaggcaggcaggcaggcaggcaggcaggcaggcaggcaggcaggcagagaacTGCAGTACATGCAAACATACCCACATCTGACATTTAAACAACGAAACAGCACAGGAATGCAGACACCAGGAGAATAAACGAGGAGAcaaacgaggaggacacaggtgaagtaactgaaacgataatgagataacaaggagggcggggtcagacaatagacaggagagcacatggcaccaacaaacaacaagccatgtgcttaaacaaacaaacagtgacatctggtggccaaccagGGCACACCGGCAGGGCCGTGAcacagagtctctcagaagtaaagatgggtaGAGGCTCTCCattctgtgaaagagtgcgtacaaagattgtggaatactttaaaaacaacgtttcTCAACGTCAGATtacaaaggctttgcaaatctcatcatctacagtgcataacatcatcaaaagattcagagaaactggataAATCTCTGTGCgaaagggacaaggccgaagacctttgttggatgcctgtggtcttcgggccctcagacgacactgcatcactcatcggcatgattctgtcattgacattactaaatgggcccaggaatacttccagaaaccactgtcggtaaacacaatccaccgtgcagatgccaactaaagctctatcatgcaaaaaggaagccatatgtgaacatggtccagaagcgccgtcgtgtcctgtgggccaaggctaatttaaaatggactgtttcaaagtggaaaagtgttctatggtcagacgagtccaaatttgacattcttgttggaaatcacggacaaAGGTGTCGTCCGAGCTAAAGCGGAGGGAGATTTTTCagtgtgttatcagcgttcagttcaaaagccagcatctctgatggtatgggggtccataagtgcatacggcatgggcagcttgcatgttttggaaggcactatgaattcagaaaggtatataaaggttttagagcaacatatgcgcCCTTCCTGATGACGTCTACTTCAgagaaggccttgtgtatttcagcaggacaatgcaaaaccactgcagctattacaacagcatggcttcgtagtagaagagttcgggtgctgaattggcctgcctgcagtccagatatttcacctatagagaacatttggcagatcattaaacgaaaaatacgtcaaagatgaccacaaactcttcagcagctgcactgtaaaaagtgataagttgacttaacttaaaaaaattgaggaaacccgttgccttaaaatgtttaagtaaatgataatttaaaaaaataagtgaagtgaattgtcaagttcacttaacttttttttttttaattattatttacttaataattttaaggcaacaggtttcctcaattttttgaagttaagtcaacttatcactttttacagtgtggaaacctatatcaggcaaaaatgggaccaaattccaacaccaaaactccagaaactcataacctcgatgcccagacgtcttcaaactgttttgaaaagaagaggagatgctacaccatggtaaacatgcccctgtcccaactattttgagatctgtagcaggcatcaaatttgaaatgagctcattttgtgcaaatttttttaaaatttctcagtttaaacatttgttatattatctatgttctattgtaaataaaatattggctcacgtgatttgaaattcttctagttttcattttattcaaattttaaaaaatgtcccaacatttctggaattcgggttgtacataaatattaagcagcacaactgttttgaacactgataataataagacatgTTTCCTTTACAAAtgtgcatattagaatgaatatgaatgggaatatatgaTTAGAttagaaggatcatgtgacataaTCACATCTGCTACGATTAGAttagaaggatcatgtgacaccgaagcCTGGattaatgactgctgaaaattcagctttgccatcataggaataaattatattttataaatatatttcaatagaaAACTGGtacttttaaattgcaataatatttcacaatattaatgttttactgtatttttatcaaataaatgcagtcttgttaAGCACTTccttcaaaacaattttaaaatcttactaaccctatacttttgaatagtagtgcatgtaataagtaattatttttgttttattgttatcattgatttttttttcttttctaaaggTTTCATCGGAATTCCTGGATATGCGGGTCCTCCAGGTAAATTATGTATCTGCATTTATTCCTCTATtttttgcacacacacaaatgcatatacagtcatggccaaaaatatcggaacccttggtaaatatgatcaaagaaggctgtgaaaattaatctgcattgttaatccttttgatcttttatttaaaaaattcacaaaaatctaacctttcattggataataagaatttaaaatggggggaaatatcattatgaaataaatggtttcaagaaaaattctcctcgctcatccaaaaacaaactccagcatattcagttatcagacacgactggaacttcaaatgagactggcttctatggtcggatgaaactaaaaaatgagctttttagcagcaaacactcaagatgggtttggtgaacacagtgataaaaagtaccccatgtgtacaatgaaatatactgctgtatttttgatgttgtgggcctatatttctcctggaggtcctggacttcttgtttagacacatggcatcatggattctattaaataccaacaaataaaaaatcaataagtgactgactctgttagaaatcttataaccccaggtgaaaaacaagtacacttccataatgtacttaaagtgctctattttcacgcactaattttgtacttgtatactaaaaatgatcctttattACTTCTTCTCAACTGTgttattttgagacaccatgaatatgaactagtctaaaatgcacttttaacatactatctttgtatttaaaaaatttatttagctaccactagtagtacacttgagtgtactagtgtatgaaagtgggttcaagtgtactacaagtggtaactaaatacattagtgcacgaaaatagagcactttaagttcattatggaagtgcacttgtttttcacaaaaggattaacaatgcagattaattttcacagccttctttgatcatatttaccaagggttccgatatttttggccatgactgtacatacatagaaaaacaaataCTCGCTCTTCACCCAAATATGTTAGGAGCCAGCATACCAGGACCTATTGGAAAACCAGGTCCCCCAGGGTTTAGAGGTGTGAAAGGGGAAAGAGGAGATCCTGCTCCTAACCGCACAGGGCCCAAAGGACAAGATGGCCCACCAGGGGAAAGAGGACCCCCTGGTGACCCTGGACCTCCAGGAATTCCAAGTAACTCTCCTTTGTTAAAATCCGCcatctttaatttattttattaaccaagCAATACAATTTCAGTAAACAAGTATGATAAGCACAAGAAAAGGCACAGAAAATCACCTTAGTATAGCAGTTATGTGGATGATATAATTGTTTGTGCTCCTCTCCTGCATCCCCAGAAGCCAACGCCCGCCTGGGAGCAAAAGGGTTCAAGGGTGACAGAGGCCTAACAGGCCCTCAGGGTCTGCGTGGAGATCCTGGGATACCAGGTAAGTTTCACCTATGTCATGGCGTATGTTATGTTCCAGgttaaatggttaaattaaaatcaAGTTAAGCTTTATTTATtaccataaaaatatttagattcATCTTTTGTAATGTCCTTTCCTATAGAAATGATTATTAAGGCAATCGGCAGCATGCCACAAATGTTCCCCCTAAATAAAGTCTAAATTACCTAAATGCAAAAAACCAAAGAACAtgctatacacacacataatgcTGTTGTCCGATATTTTAATATAGGCGAGCAAGGAGAGCTTTGCAAGCTGTGTGCTACTTCTTTTGATGAACCTGGACCTCCAGGACAACGTGGAGATTCAGGCAACCCCGGAGAGCCAGGTGAAGTCATCATTAGTTTggccagaacaccttagcaacttaACAGATTTTAAAACGCTAGGCATCATATACTTGCTGACTTTGTAAATAGTCGCAGAggaaaaatgactaaatgactgaggatcacacactaccagactttaaagttgttccgatcacaacaaacCCACGCAGAAACATgtgccttgttgctaggagatgTGTGACAAATGAAAACTATGTGTTCTAAAATCAGTTTGAAGAGTGAAGATTATAGATCTGTTTTGACACATCCAGTGAATTTTACAATTAGGAACACACAATTATTCAGGGCCTATAGTATGCTAATGTTATCAGCCCaaattagtaattaattgtATCAGTtgcggtttcactttattttgatggtccctttaacacattctattgactataagtaatgttgcacctacatttctactaactctcattagaatGTTAGTAGTGTGttagtagactggtagggttagggttagattaagttgacatgtTCCTGCAAAGTTatttatagtcagtagaatatctgttgggtgaccaacacaataaggagttagtagatatgaagcagacagtctactaatactcttatgagagtttgttgacatgtagttgcaacattacttagtgtcaacagaatgttcaaaagggaccatcaaaataaagtgttaccgatgtTGCAAAttggatatttaattataaCACATTTTAGATCTGTTATTTTCAATAACAGACATCaacaaattcaaattcattgTGCAGGTGTTGGAGGATATCCAGGCAATAAAGGATGCCAAGGATTCAAAGGTCCAGATGGTCCATCTGGTCCTCCGGTCAGTTTACCTGCATACAGCCACTTTACCCATTCATCATCCTCATTACTCAGCCAAAACTATAGTTTGTCCACTCCAATTATGCAGttggtattttaaaaaacaaatgccTTCATATTCTCAAGAACAGTTGAAtatgatgaaaaataaaatgtttgcacAGGGTAACTTAGGTCTTCCAGGACCTCCAGGGCCTCCAGGGCCCAAAGGAGACCATGAGATGAGGCATGTGTTTGGGGAGAAAGGCCAGAAAGGAAACTGTGGTGCAGAAGGACCACTGGGGATAAATGGGCAAGACGGCAGGCCGGGCACCCCTGGCTTCAAAGGACCACCAGGAGCAAAAGGAAATCCTGTTAGTACTTAGAACTTGTAACCATAACCTTTGAGAAAACTTCAATAAACCTTTGCTTAAATTTGTGTAACCAACTTTAAAGCCACAAATTTTGATGTTGACAGAATTCGAAACTTATGACTTATTTTCCAGAGTCCTCCAGGTCCTAAGGGCAACCAAGGAGATCCAGGGATTTGTGGGGAACTTGGCCGCCCAGGTCCAATGGGCAGCCAAGGGTCAATGGGTGTTGGGCGACCAGGGGCACCCGGAGAGAAAGGAAGTATGGGAGTAGTTGGCCGGCAAGGAAATCCCGGAGATTTAggtatgaattaaaaatatgagATGTTACACCATAGTTTAACCCCAGGAACTAAGTGTAGAGTGTTGAGCAGTCTAAAGCTGATAGACTTCATCTAAACTTCACCTAACTGGAGAAGAGATTACAGGCTCAGATATTACAGTTGCGTCCCACAGGTGAGAGAGGTTCTCCAGGGCAAGTACGAATGACACCAGGAGACCCAGGTGACCCTGGACTGCCTGGTCCACCTGGTCAACAAGGACCTCCAGGTAGGCAGATGGGATAAAAGGCTTGGCAGATGATAAGTGGATTGAGAACaaggtttaaaataaataacaattgtTTTAATGGCTGTTTTAGGTCATGATGGTTGTGGAGGACTTCAAGGATTACCAGGATTGAGTGGGTTAAAAGGAGAGAATGGACCGTCAATGCCAGGAGCTCCTGGATTTACTGGTCCCAAAGGTGGGTCATGTAAACCAATGCAATAAGCCTtcagaaaaaaaggttatttctgataaatgtgaccctggatgaaaTGTcataaatgtcaattttttcaatattgagatttatacatcatctgaaagctgaataaataaactttccgttgatgtatggtttgttaggatcggacaatatttggctgagataactatttgaaaatctggaatctgagggtgcaaaaaaatctaaatattgagaaaaacgtctttaaagttgtccaaatgaagttctcagcaatgcatattactaatcaaaaatgaagttttgatatatgtatggtaagaaatttacaaaatatcttcatggaacatgatctttacttaatatccttatgatttttggcataaaagaaaaatcgataattttgacccatacaatgtatttttggctattgctacaaatataccccagcgacttaagactggttttgtggtccagggtcacaaatgtggaATATGCATTCATTGGTTTTCAGATGTTAAATCATGGTTGTGCATCCAATTTTTGTCTTgggtttttaatgttgtggATGGGTGACTTCAAATGATAGCACTCCTCTATGATTTCAATTTCTTTTACTGTTGCAGGTGATAAGGGTGTGAAAGGGAAACAAGGTCCACCTGGTTATGGAAGTGTAGGCCGTCCTGGACCTCCAGGACCACCAGGAAATCCAGGTCCAAAGGTCAGGGCGGTGATACCCATTGTTTCACACTGTTTTGTTACATGATATGTCATAACAAGCTATGTTTAaatataagcatgcataaatgAGTTTTGAGAGCTATGGGAGAAATGGTCAATGAATAGGCCCTAATGCTTACATTTTGGCCTGTTCTCTATAGAAAcctcagaagacttggaatatagtagCAAATTGTATGGGTCACTTTAATTGAGTTTTATATAgcagttttgtcttttttttttgtctcgacAGTCCCtacaacagaaagaaagaaagtttagCAACAAAAAGTATTAGCAACTTAGAAACAAAGTATTAATCATGGTTTTGGAAGTGAAATTAgctgaaattaattattttacaatgcatGAGTACAGTTCTGCTTCATTAAAAGGGAGTAAATTTAAATTCCACCTGCAGGGTGAAATAACATTTGGCTCCCCGGGGCCCAAGGGTCGGCAGGGCTTGCCAGGAGATGAAGGGAGCCTTGGGCAACGAGGAGTTTCTGGCCCCCCTGGATTATCAGGATGCCCAGGtcaaagaggaagagatggatCACCAGGAGAAAGTGGTTGGTGGATTCCATGCCAATGCACTTAATTTCTTAAGCACAGTCCTTGCCtataaaatatgcaatatacaCAACAAAAGTAtactgtttcttttttattcctttctctctctgtgcatCTATTTATTAGTCCATCTCTCACCTGAAAACTGTGCACACAGGTGTGCGGGGTCTTGATGGTTTGCCTGGAGTGGCTGGTGTTCCTGGATGCTGTACGCCAGGAGCCAAAGGTGATGAAGGGCCCTTAGGCATTAAAGGGCTAGATGGACCCAATGGTAAGTAAATCCCACATTTAATGGCTAAAGCTACCATCAATATACCATGGTGTTGGTATGTGGGTGCTAAGGTGGTTTGAGTGGTTGTCTCGCTCATAGCAGGATGAGTTATATGCAAGATGAATTACTTGGGGCTAAGAATGAATTCAAATACCCATAATGATGTTCACTGTGACATATGTTGTCTTTAGGGATGCCAGGGCTGAAGGGGCCACAAGGTGAAACTGGACCACCTGGACAGGGTGTACCTGGTATAACAGGTGAGACTGGAATACCTGGAAAAATCGGAGATGCTGGTTTGGTTGGTATCCGGGGATCAAAAGGTTTCCAAGGTCGGGATGGTTCACCAGGCTTTCCAGGTAATTGacatctaattttttttaacttggaGGCTGGTCAAACAATTAATGAATAGAGATACTATTTTGTAAAACACAGAAACCAATTTAAGCTGGTTTTCTCCAACAGGCTTAGTGTTCCCTTTGTTTTCCTTCAGGTACACGGGGAGATCAAGGAAATCCTGGAATGACTGGTCCACCTGGAGTAGATGGAAATCCTGGACCACCGGGATTCCCGGGACCCAAAggttcaaacacacacacatacaaattcAGCAATGATTTTTGTTTAAGGTGCTTTTTATATTGGTGTGATGATGATCTCTCATCAGGTTTAATGGGAAGGAATGGAGTACCAGGAGATGTAGGAAACCCCGGGAATCCAGGAGACCATGGGGCCTGTGGTCTCAAGGGACTGCCATCAAATGTTATGAGTCCAGGGGATCCTGGTGACCCTGGCCTACCAGGTGACCCTTTCAACACCTGGTTTACACTTGAATATTCAACTTGAATATGCAAGCCGTTATGTCCAtataattgacctatcggtaagtcccgccccccttagttactgtacCTCCGACAAACAAagggagttgctcactgtcttacaatgacagctgcagtgtgaaaaccttgtcccacaatgtttttgcacaattttggacacacaaggccaccaaatgggaattaaatattccatggagggatttataaaatatttaaaaataaatacggttggtaactcgaaggagggtttacagatcacaatacaagcgggagaagtctcatattacggtcggtcatcacgatcgcggatgacaacatgcaggatcaacactgttcatgtatcgcagggtacgattaaattaatgtacatttaactagtttaatatggagaggcactgaaatgtagaccttcatttatgtgtttttgacctacactgtacaagatgcgagaacagtccgctatttaggtttgtacattagcatggactcactaactttaacgttagctagttttagccagagataccttgctaaagcacaagataacattaacgttccgcttgagcagatgaaaattgtaacttaatgagtgtatgacaaccagaaaatgaacgtttttgtcttcatttgtattggggtgaatacttagggacattttgctctgttttgtttggattcaggaaatgtaataaaataaattatattgcccatcctctcaggatacctggaatcagtgttacaagtaccccaggcacatcgtttttccatttttgaagcataaaccccataaaaccgatgcgagcttcggatcttccaatgtttctctatggcactgaaacctaaagatgtctgagttccgctccccgtgcaactgatactcgactgccattggctagtctgcgttcgaggggaggggcttaccgataggtcaattagcTTGTCTGTTCCTCAATACAATTTCTGTAATCTCAACCCAGATGATGGAACTGAAAAACTTCACAGACATTATATGCaacatatttaatacattttaggtCTTCTTGGTTTACCTGGCGCTAAAGGGGAATTAGGACTCCCAGGCAATTATGGACAATGTGGGAAGAATGGAATTCCAGGCAGATCTGGTCCACCAGGTACAGATGCTGAAATCCAAAACTTTCTGTCCACATTAGAACACATCATAAATATTCTGTTTTTCAGGCCCTCCTGGTGACCCTGGCCAGAACGGACTTCCTGGAAATCGAGGTCCTGATGGATACTTTGGGGACCCAGGAGTTATGGGGTTTCCAGGCAAGTTCATACACACCCATGAATCTAAGCCTTGTTTCAACACCATGACGCTTCAGATGTCAGTCATTTCACATGTGCAAATGTGTTACTCTTGCAGGAGTAAAAGGCTTCAAAGGTTTACCTGGTGTTCGTGGGGGGACTGGGACTCCTGGTGTCCCAGGACCAAATGGACCAAAGGGGATCAAAGGTGAACCCAGCCCCCCTGGACCAGGGCCTCGAGGACAACCTGGTGAAAAAGTATCAATTTCCATAATTCAGTTCTTATTGGTGAAAAAAGTGACACTATCACTCTGTTTCAAACCTAGTGGGTTGCCTTGCTGACATCATAGGTACTTTCCTTAAGCCACTCACCCACTCTCTTGCTGTCTTTCTCTTATTCCAACAGGGTGAGCCAGGCTTTCCAGGGCGTAGAGGGGAAAAAGGTGACAAGGGTATATATGGGATGAGCGGTCCCACAGGTTTATCAGGGGCTCCTGGTGAAAGAGGCGAACCTGGAGTACCAGGAGTTCCAGgtatttaatttagaaatgaaTTCAATGCTCAAAAAAGTATCTTCATCCCATCACTTTCTCACAGGCACATGAAAGCCTGATTCTATTATCCAATGTCACATTGTCAGGACCCCCTGGAGCTCCGGGTGATGAAGGTTTAAATGGGTTTCCAGGTCCACCTGGATGTGAAGGACCCTGTGGTCCACCAGGTACAATCCCATTCttgaattataaatgtaatgtaacgATCTCATTCTAGagttgtaaatgtaatgtaagaATTCACTTCAGTGGTGCATTGTCTTTTTCCAGTAATGTTCTGTGTTGTTTCTTAAGGTGTTCCTGGTTCAGCTGGAGATCCTGGGCCTCCAGGACTTCGCGGAGACCAAGGCAAGGATGGCTTTCCTGGACCAGCAGGGGATAAAGGAGACAGAGGGCGTAAGATgtcacgcacaaacacacatatgctCACGTGAAGGGATGTTCTTTTACTTATTAAACaatcttgattttgttttttagccCCGGCAATTGGAGCTCCTGGCCCACCTGGCATCAAGGGTGAGAAAGGTAAGTCCAAGAAAGGCCACCCTTCTAATATACAGATCTTAATCTATTAGCCGTGCttacagtatgtgtgtatgtttaatttcaGGTACTAAAGGCTGTTCTGGACCCCCAGGGCCATGTGGACCACCAGGACCCTATGGTCCAGCTGGAGATATTGGTCCTCCGGGCCATCTTGGGGAAATAGGGCCACGCGGGTTTCCAGGTCCATCTGGTGCCTGTATCAATGGTCCAAAAGGGGAGCAAGGACCTAATGGATCACCTGGCCTACAAGGTGATTAGCTTTCTTTGATTATTAGTGGTGGTTGCTAattactattgctcatactttttgttagcattttttaaaaccCTTTACCCTTTTATACTTGCTACAGACATTAATGATTTTGAAGCTTGTTGAGCAGAGGTGTGCCATTACTTTTCTAAGTGGTTCGataaagaaatgtagaaaaaaacatAGGGACTTGTTCTTTTGAGCAACGACATAGCAACCTGCTATTAATTACTGATTACATGTCTTCTGTTCTGTTTCCGTGTGTATTTTTGAACATAGGACTCAGAGGACCACGTGGGCCTGCTGGTGACCCAGGTCCAGGCATAAAAGGAGATAAAGGCAACATCGGGCCCCAGGGACAAGTGGGATCACCTGGTTGTGCTGGTGACCGGGGACTTCCAGGGTTGCAAGTAAGTGGACACAGAAGGAGATAAATGCACACTCAACTTGGAGATCTCAATTTATTGATGTACTGTAGACTTTTATgaagttttatgtttttagatAAGTTTGCAGAACCATGGAGAAATATTCTGCAATAATGATTGCTGAGGAACCACCATTTTAAACTCAAAAGCATTTATAGTGATTGATATAAGATTTGAAAATGTGAATCAGTGTTAttagtttttacttttatagtttcattttaatttcagtttaagtCTTGGTATTAGTTatttgcttttgtaattttttatatttatataatttagttttttaatatgtatttctatgtagctttattttttaatttttagttttggtaattttagtacttcaacataTTTCTAATTTTTAAGAACAggtttttcatgtttcatttatattttattttaatttcagctttatttaaattaccaCAAACTATTTCTAATAGTTAAAATAGTTCAAGTTAAGAATAACAAGACTGATTCACATAGAATTTGTTGTTGAGTAAAATGTGGAGTTTGCTTGGTTGATCCAGTCATGAGAACTGTATTGTTTCCAGGGTAGAGATGGAGATCCTGGTTTCAAGGGTCCAAAAGGAAATATAGGGCCATTGGGTTCTACTGGGCCAGTCGGTAAGAAACctgaattaaatttgaattgatAAAGAAATCTTCAGTTAATGAAACAGATTGACTAGTagataaatatgtattttatttaaaatttgttttgctATACTTGTATTGTAGGCCAAAAAGGACAATGTGGTCCAATTGGGCCTCCTGGATTAAAAGGTTGTAAAGGAACTCCTGGAACTAAAGGTTAGGTTTTAAATACTGGCATAATACAActtttatcatcattttaataacaattaaaaattaagtaattGCAGAAACAGTCATGtcttgtatattattttatgaggAAATCACAAAAACTTGCAGTCCTGAAATGTCCCAAAAGTGTAGATGCGTAAGCCACAggaatacagtaatattgtgaaaatgaaaaaagtcaataaaaatgcaaatgtgagataaaaaacACAGCTTTACTGAGGAAACGACAAACATTTCAGTCACAACATGGCCTTCCCCAGTGCCTAATCATATTGTTTTATGAACATTTTCCCACTCTTTGTGAATATTTAGGGCCTAAAGGGTGTGATGTTGTGGCTCAGGTCATGACTCTCCCAGGAGACCCTGGTTTCCCTGGACAAGTCGGGGAAAAAGGAGAACCAGGAGAACAAGGATCTCAAGGGCTACGAGGTCCAGAAGGTACAATGCCACAAACACAATGCTCTAATTTTCTCTGAAGTTTTATAATTTCATCTTATATTTGCATAATTACCCACCTTTTAGGAACACAAGGTCAAAGGGGAAGCAGAGGTACAGATGGAGGTGCTGGACGAAAAGGGGCACCTGGACGAAAAGGAGACACTGGCCCAAAAGGAACAAAAGGTAAGTCTTAAAACTTAAGACACCTAGAGGGTTTTCTATTTGAACTATAGCTAATAATACActatcataaaattaaaaataaaaaagtttcgGATCTGTaacagttttttaaagaagtctcttgtgttca
It encodes:
- the col4a3 gene encoding collagen alpha-5(IV) chain isoform X3 — encoded protein: MPGIQGPKGDSYYLPPSGQEKGLRGFPGRDGDKGSPGLPGLPGPFGPEGPKGFSGMDGIPGPRGEKGLEGRSMVIPGPTGQKGQRGPPGTPGKKGVKLFVTGPKEPKGDSGDPGDSGCPGPSGFRGRPGPKGKKGEIGEPGGPGKPGKDGLPGESGPKGIPGERGYPGVTGITGEKGLKGDLGSPGVPGEFIVIDNGIKGQKGFPGPPGPPGLRGSEGFIGIPGYAGPPGASIPGPIGKPGPPGFRGVKGERGDPAPNRTGPKGQDGPPGERGPPGDPGPPGIPKANARLGAKGFKGDRGLTGPQGLRGDPGIPGEQGELCKLCATSFDEPGPPGQRGDSGNPGEPGVGGYPGNKGCQGFKGPDGPSGPPGNLGLPGPPGPPGPKGDHEMRHVFGEKGQKGNCGAEGPLGINGQDGRPGTPGFKGPPGAKGNPSPPGPKGNQGDPGICGELGRPGPMGSQGSMGVGRPGAPGEKGSMGVVGRQGNPGDLGERGSPGQVRMTPGDPGDPGLPGPPGQQGPPGHDGCGGLQGLPGLSGLKGENGPSMPGAPGFTGPKGDKGVKGKQGPPGYGSVGRPGPPGPPGNPGPKGEITFGSPGPKGRQGLPGDEGSLGQRGVSGPPGLSGCPGQRGRDGSPGESGVRGLDGLPGVAGVPGCCTPGAKGDEGPLGIKGLDGPNGMPGLKGPQGETGPPGQGVPGITGETGIPGKIGDAGLVGIRGSKGFQGRDGSPGFPGTRGDQGNPGMTGPPGVDGNPGPPGFPGPKGLMGRNGVPGDVGNPGNPGDHGACGLKGLPSNVMSPGDPGDPGLPGLLGLPGAKGELGLPGNYGQCGKNGIPGRSGPPGPPGDPGQNGLPGNRGPDGYFGDPGVMGFPGVKGFKGLPGVRGGTGTPGVPGPNGPKGIKGEPSPPGPGPRGQPGEKGEPGFPGRRGEKGDKGIYGMSGPTGLSGAPGERGEPGVPGVPGPPGAPGDEGLNGFPGPPGCEGPCGPPGVPGSAGDPGPPGLRGDQGKDGFPGPAGDKGDRGPPAIGAPGPPGIKGEKGTKGCSGPPGPCGPPGPYGPAGDIGPPGHLGEIGPRGFPGPSGACINGPKGEQGPNGSPGLQGLRGPRGPAGDPGPGIKGDKGNIGPQGQVGSPGCAGDRGLPGLQGRDGDPGFKGPKGNIGPLGSTGPVGQKGQCGPIGPPGLKGCKGTPGTKGPKGCDVVAQVMTLPGDPGFPGQVGEKGEPGEQGSQGLRGPEGTQGQRGSRGTDGGAGRKGAPGRKGDTGPKGTKGFPGLSGEVGPKGSQGPSGTKDGFLFTKHSQKTSLPACPPGSKHVYFGYSLLFINGNNRGHGQDLGTVGSCLQMFSTMPFLVCNPNDTCYYAFRNDYSYWLATDTPMSPDMGLISGGLLANYISRCSVCEAPTNVIAVHSQTMEIPACPRGWLPLWKGYSFVMQTGAGAEGSGQPLISPGSCLEEFRKIPFIECHGRGTCNFYPDSFSFWLASLDPSRMFSIPIRQTARQQDISRCRVCMKQ